The genomic segment TTAttgatataatgaaatatttaaatacgaATATGTCctattgaaatatcaatattttcttgttttaagGAGAGATATGCACGCGTCCGTGTTGATCAGAGACCGGCGATACCACCTGAGGAACTACCGCCAGTGTTTTGCCGGAAACGAAGCGGTGGATTGGCTTGTTCGTTGTAAGCACTGCTCCACCAGGGGCGCTTCAGTGGCGGGCATGCGCATTCTACAGAATTATGGAATTTTCCATCATGGTgtgtatatcattttaaaatgaaaatcatgATTAAAcagatctacatgtatatctaaacaAAATGATCTATAAAACTGATGAGGAACTATCAAGCTCTACGTATTTTTTTAAGAGGAAAATATCGCATCGATTAGATATGGGTTCCCGTACATCTTCGTATTTATTTTCGTCCAATTTTGGTACATTATTTATAATGGAATGCCTTTATGAAAGGATTAGTTATTGAAATAAGTTCAAACTAATAATAAACGTCAGTATAAAGAATGCTAGTAGCATAGAGATTGAACTCATAACTCCTGTGCACAGTTCTGTCTTCCAGTGCATTAAACTGGTCCTAATGTGTGGTCCAGTCAGGTTCCAATACGCCAAGAAGGGGTATATTTTATTGGTCAGAATCTAGTCCGAGAAAGCTCCTTCCATTAATACAAGAGTCACACATTTGATATAAGCGCAAAGCTTATAACAAACAGGAGACatagaaaatacaatatattgtcaCGGGAGTAAAAACTGaacaaatatacacaggaaCTCACCTGTAAAAATGTGTGattgctatttttcaatttaatgcaataaaatatacaatacaatatatcttGTATAAACTGGCCGCTGTCTAAGCCGGATCCCTGTCTATTCCGGATTTACTGTTTGGTCACGGCATTTTCCTTCTTAAACTATAGTAGTTAAAACCTGTATAATCCGGAACCTGTCTATTCTGAAAACCGGCGTTGTTGAAGCGAACATGGTATGTTTATAAATCTGACCTAATCAAGCAACACTCTAAACAAACTATTGTTTTTTgggggtattttttttttactcgcTTTATTGAAGATgtaaatcattatattattttttttattaagttatTAGTAGTCTATCTTGAGGAACAACCATTCACGCTTGTTTTTACTACTGCAAAAGTACTATTCGCGAACTAAAATTTCAGCACACTGTCGATGTTGGTGTACCGACATTTAATTCTACAGAAACAGGATATAGCGAATGTAACGTAAACCTAACTTATAGCGTAGTTACTCCAGAGTGGATATTGTATCACTGTTTCAGTATGTGATGATCACAAATTCAAAGACGACCAGCTGTTCTACCGATTTCGGCGTGATGATGATACGTCGGCCGACAAGGATCTCATACTATTTTACACGGGAATCAGAATATACCTTAAGTAAGTACAGCTCACCATTGGTCCGTTAGTGATATTAGATTTACAATTAATGAATGACAAATCAAAAGACATACCCCTAATATTAAATCCGAATACAGCGCAACATCCTCATTTACACACTGAAATGTagaataagaaaaaatatataggaaatacattttaaatacatcaatataaaagttattcaaatatataaaacttgCAAAACATCTAAAAAGTATTATTTTCAAATGCGTGTGTCAACGTCGCTAcatctataaaaaaaacctgataATGCAGTAATTTCATCATGGTTTTAGAATGACGAAAAAGAAAGGACTGGTCCGAGACTTCATTCAAGGCGGCCAGACATACCACAATGCGTTTATGGGGTCAAAGTTCGCGGAGTGGTTGACTGGTCAGAAAGAGGCTGTTTCACGAGAGGACGCTATTTATCTGGGTCGCCAGCTACTTGAAAACAACATCATACGACACGGTAACattctgttttatattttttttttcgttgttACAAACGAGATGTACACATTTTGACAAACACGTTTTCACCATGATAACTAAACTAAATTACAGATCGATAAAATGAGGGGTCagagtacaaggagaataagaccaggcgtTACGAAATAGTAAACGTCTTCTCTTAACGAATTTACGATGTATCTCAACTCGTAAACAATCGAGTTCAAAGGCATAAATAATCATGATGCTTTACAATAGACAACCATATACCACCAGGCATCATAGAAGTCAAACAAGACTTATATTGATGTAATTCAGTGATTCAGTGATATGTAAACAACCAGGgcatttgaaaagaaaacatcTAAAGTAACAATAAATGGTAAACAACTAAATTAACAATaagactgttgtatatattttgtaattcttACATTAGAGTATAGCAATACATTCTCTATATAATGACTTCGGGGAATTTACATAGACTTTGAAGAAACACAGCCTTTTAATTCCAGATAAGTATTTGTTGTcaaattaattcaaacattttggaaaatatgcATTGTACGTTATTTCAAAAATGTACCAAAATATTCCTGCGAAATACAGTTGAATGTGGAACCTAATGTATTTCAGTGACCGACGACCACCACTTTAGGAACGCCGAATCTCTCCTTTACCAGTTTTCTGTAGACTTTGACCGTCGGCGAATCCTAGCTGATGTTTTCAAATTACCGGCAACAATGAGTCGCCTTTCATCTCTCAGATTGTCATTATCCTCAGTGGAATCGCAGGACGACCACACGCTACCCAAACCCTCTGTCCGTAAGTCTGACACAGCTTAgtactttttatttcatttcagaatattaAATAGTGTTCTATATATCATTTTCTACAACACATTACTGTAAACAAATACACGAACAAGAAAAGGAACTGTCTTCACATTTA from the Pecten maximus chromosome 4, xPecMax1.1, whole genome shotgun sequence genome contains:
- the LOC117324974 gene encoding DEP domain-containing mTOR-interacting protein-like isoform X2, producing MEAVTQRGRTASFSEKHEIYLIGEQLRRDMHASVLIRDRRYHLRNYRQCFAGNEAVDWLVRCKHCSTRGASVAGMRILQNYGIFHHVCDDHKFKDDQLFYRFRRDDDTSADKDLILFYTGIRIYLKMTKKKGLVRDFIQGGQTYHNAFMGSKFAEWLTGQKEAVSREDAIYLGRQLLENNIIRHVTDDHHFRNAESLLYQFSVDFDRRRILADVFKLPATMSRLSSLRLSLSSVESQDDHTLPKPSVHTDDRDEPYTGLLVRSGSWSSEYEQGNDSGEVLAPKSVMLRQATADELESPDTPYVKHRMRIISDSVGYGFVLRGDGPTYVQTVDPTGPAASAGLKVRQYVYCTGHHQH
- the LOC117324974 gene encoding DEP domain-containing mTOR-interacting protein-like isoform X1; the encoded protein is MEAVTQRGRTASFSEKHEIYLIGEQLRRDMHASVLIRDRRYHLRNYRQCFAGNEAVDWLVRCKHCSTRGASVAGMRILQNYGIFHHVCDDHKFKDDQLFYRFRRDDDTSADKDLILFYTGIRIYLKMTKKKGLVRDFIQGGQTYHNAFMGSKFAEWLTGQKEAVSREDAIYLGRQLLENNIIRHVTDDHHFRNAESLLYQFSVDFDRRRILADVFKLPATMSRLSSLRLSLSSVESQDDHTLPKPSVHTDDRDEPYTGLLVRSGSWSSEYEQGNDSGEVLAPKSVMLRQATADELESPDTPYVKHRMRIISDSVGYGFVLRGDGPTYVQTVDPTGPAASAGLKVRQYVYAVNCVNVLQKNHKDVGRTIMSNENVLDITVLMHRRDVSNA